In a genomic window of Flavobacterium crassostreae:
- a CDS encoding SbcC/MukB-like Walker B domain-containing protein, with translation MKICKIKFKNIHALKGEHSIDFENGILAQAGLFVITGATGTGKSTLLDIITLALYNRIPRIDKPITENVIEQEGVVLTKNAADCYAEVEYQVKGTRYISSWSIRRTRTGSLDKRKQELVDGATGAILVSGVQEVVVANERIIGLNYNQFVQSMILAQGQFSKLLLAKKDERNTLLEEITGSSIYRKIGKLVFQKFRAIEEAVKIQTIKMGETVLLTPQNVNEIQHDILLQKPLLLAKETQKEHYEAKKIIKENHIKNKRLQAENAMAWALFLKEKELFLPQQEQLQAHEGVVEYKDQMLAIETAEKTCQAISEKIASTKEKLVANQKDKSDLLLRATALVKTEVSEQNLEQVVTAFRAKVTALKADETDTLNQTKQQLGRIEDKLSEANKLGLSLVKNETLEAQIQDNLERVEAQIKAKAIDTIIAVKDKKEQLNKQLLPASQLLGDRRLFDEKKKAIHELQLKILQQKTQIDHLSVSLKKQQEERNDLLPAVEQGQKELEHWQQRKSLDQHRLELKDGEACPLCGSETHPLVTEIAEKVVSTLYQKQQALVHQLEALNKSLLENEIQCQALQKTHATNIQELQNSLAEFQVLETKIAHLCQQLQWTTADTLEIWETKAFALQHELAALDQLENHIQSRNLLKDMQLLFLEYTRLKTKYTQAKEALKSVYDKNDSDQETNSLLNAFIWCRSTLKNLAEQVADYQKSMAEIQHQKEQIVATLMPELQQKGMASLSELKAKILEEKTANHLRTQWQALHQNQIRLQTNKEKIEQDLAADAKLEDPTITLEEIGLELPKISQEILLLQKQIWNQEQRLLIDHQNKEKLQESQLVLDALEKDLLLWSKMNLLIGDATGKKFSNFVQDLTLKQLLEYGNQRLIGFSDRYLLDTTNDTDGLKVIDTYMGNTKRSVSSLSGGETFKLSLALAFGLSDLAAQNVAIESLFIDEGFGSLDPESLDQAISILENMQNESNKSIGIISHVGELKERIGAKIKLVRTGAGYSTIEIE, from the coding sequence ATGAAAATTTGTAAAATAAAATTCAAAAACATTCACGCGCTTAAAGGCGAACATTCTATTGATTTTGAAAACGGAATCTTGGCACAAGCAGGACTTTTTGTAATAACGGGAGCTACCGGAACAGGTAAATCTACCTTGTTAGACATCATTACTTTGGCCCTATATAACCGAATTCCGAGAATTGACAAACCCATCACAGAGAACGTTATAGAACAAGAAGGTGTGGTGTTGACCAAAAATGCAGCAGATTGTTATGCAGAGGTAGAATACCAAGTGAAAGGCACTCGGTATATTTCCTCATGGTCTATCCGTAGGACCAGAACTGGCTCTTTGGACAAAAGAAAACAAGAGTTGGTGGATGGCGCTACAGGTGCTATTTTGGTTTCTGGAGTGCAAGAAGTGGTGGTTGCAAATGAACGTATTATAGGTCTAAATTACAACCAATTTGTACAATCGATGATCTTAGCACAAGGGCAATTTTCAAAATTGTTATTGGCCAAAAAAGACGAACGGAACACGCTTTTGGAGGAAATTACAGGTTCTTCTATTTACAGAAAAATAGGAAAGCTGGTATTTCAAAAGTTTAGAGCCATCGAAGAGGCAGTTAAAATACAAACCATCAAAATGGGGGAGACCGTTTTGTTAACACCCCAAAACGTAAACGAAATTCAGCACGATATTTTGCTTCAAAAACCCCTGCTTTTGGCTAAAGAAACCCAAAAAGAACACTACGAAGCCAAAAAAATAATCAAAGAGAACCATATTAAAAACAAACGCTTACAAGCCGAAAACGCAATGGCATGGGCTTTGTTTTTAAAAGAAAAAGAGCTTTTTTTGCCCCAGCAAGAACAACTACAAGCCCATGAGGGTGTAGTGGAATACAAGGATCAAATGCTCGCCATTGAAACAGCAGAAAAAACCTGCCAGGCCATTTCTGAAAAAATTGCTTCCACAAAAGAGAAATTAGTTGCCAACCAAAAAGACAAATCCGACTTACTTTTGAGGGCTACTGCATTGGTTAAAACAGAAGTTTCTGAACAAAATTTAGAACAAGTGGTTACGGCTTTTAGAGCCAAAGTTACAGCCTTAAAGGCAGACGAAACAGATACATTAAACCAAACCAAACAACAACTCGGACGCATTGAAGACAAGCTATCTGAGGCAAATAAACTAGGTCTATCTCTTGTAAAAAACGAAACCCTAGAGGCACAAATACAAGACAATTTAGAGCGAGTAGAGGCGCAAATTAAAGCCAAAGCAATAGATACCATTATTGCCGTAAAAGATAAAAAAGAACAACTAAACAAACAGCTCTTGCCCGCTAGCCAGTTGCTAGGAGACCGAAGGTTGTTTGACGAAAAAAAGAAAGCAATACACGAGTTGCAGCTCAAAATCCTACAGCAAAAAACACAAATAGACCACCTATCGGTAAGCTTAAAAAAACAACAAGAAGAACGTAACGACTTGTTGCCTGCCGTAGAACAAGGCCAAAAAGAGTTAGAGCATTGGCAACAACGAAAAAGTTTAGACCAGCACCGTTTGGAACTAAAAGACGGAGAAGCTTGCCCGCTTTGTGGCTCAGAAACACATCCTTTGGTAACCGAAATTGCAGAAAAGGTAGTTTCTACTTTATACCAAAAACAACAGGCTTTGGTCCACCAGTTAGAGGCTCTAAACAAAAGCCTTTTGGAAAACGAAATACAATGCCAAGCATTACAAAAGACCCATGCAACCAATATCCAAGAGTTACAAAACAGCCTTGCCGAGTTTCAGGTTTTAGAAACCAAAATTGCTCATTTGTGCCAACAACTACAGTGGACTACTGCAGATACTCTTGAAATTTGGGAAACCAAAGCATTTGCTTTACAACACGAGTTGGCTGCTTTGGATCAATTAGAAAACCACATTCAGTCCCGAAACCTTCTCAAGGACATGCAACTACTCTTTTTAGAATATACCCGTCTAAAAACAAAGTACACCCAAGCAAAAGAGGCCTTAAAAAGTGTTTATGACAAAAATGACAGCGATCAAGAGACCAATAGCTTACTTAATGCCTTTATATGGTGTCGTTCTACTTTAAAAAACTTAGCAGAACAAGTGGCAGACTACCAAAAGTCTATGGCAGAAATACAGCATCAAAAAGAACAAATTGTAGCCACTTTGATGCCCGAGTTACAACAAAAAGGCATGGCTAGTTTGTCGGAATTAAAAGCCAAAATTCTAGAAGAAAAAACAGCCAATCACTTGCGTACCCAATGGCAAGCTTTACACCAAAATCAAATTAGACTGCAAACCAACAAAGAAAAAATTGAGCAAGATCTTGCCGCAGATGCAAAATTAGAAGATCCTACTATAACCCTAGAAGAAATCGGGTTAGAATTGCCTAAAATAAGCCAAGAAATTTTGCTTTTGCAAAAGCAAATCTGGAACCAAGAACAGCGCCTTTTGATTGACCACCAGAACAAAGAAAAACTACAAGAAAGTCAGTTAGTACTGGATGCTTTAGAGAAAGATTTGTTGCTTTGGTCCAAAATGAATTTACTTATTGGGGATGCAACGGGCAAAAAGTTTTCTAATTTTGTACAAGATTTGACCCTAAAACAGTTGTTAGAATACGGAAACCAAAGACTTATAGGTTTCTCAGACCGATATTTATTGGATACCACAAATGACACCGATGGATTAAAAGTAATTGACACCTATATGGGCAACACAAAACGATCCGTAAGCTCTTTATCTGGGGGCGAAACCTTCAAATTAAGTCTCGCATTGGCTTTTGGGTTATCGGATTTAGCAGCCCAAAATGTAGCCATAGAGTCTTTGTTTATTGACGAAGGTTTTGGCTCTCTAGACCCAGAATCTTTAGATCAAGCCATTAGTATTCTTGAAAACATGCAAAATGAGAGTAATAAATCGATAGGAATTATTTCGCACGTTGGAGAATTAAAAGAACGTATTGGTGCCAAAATAAAACTAGTA